From the Pseudomonas syringae KCTC 12500 genome, the window GATTCTGGTCCGCGACGGCAAGGAAGCGCAGGCGGTGCGTCAGCAACTGACCGCGCGCGGCGTGCGCAGCGTGTACCTGTCCGACAAGGATTCGGTGTTCGCCGCTCAGGAAGCCCACGATATGTTGTCCTGGCTCAAGGCCTGTGCCGAGCCGGACTCCGAACGCACGCTGCGTGCCGCGCTGGCGTGTATCACGCTGGACCTGCCGCTGGCCGAGCTGGAACGCCTGAATCAGGACGAGCTGGCATGGGAGCGGCGCGTCATGCAGTTTCGTGGCTATCGCGCCATATGGCGCAGCCAGGGCGTGCTGCCGATGCTGCGCCGTCTGCTGCATGACTTTGCTCTGCCACAGACCTTGATGACCCGCAACGACGGCGAGCGAGTCCTCACCAACCTGCTGCACCTGTCTGAACTGCTGCAGCAGGCCGCCGCCGAACTGGATGGCGAGCAGGCGCTGATCCGTCATCTGGGCGACCACCTGGCACTCTCCGGTCAGGCCGGGGAAGAGCAGATCCTGCGTCTGGAAAGCGACGAGCAACTGGTCAAGGTGGTCACCATCCACAAGTCCAAGGGCCTGCAGTACCCGCTGGTGTTCCTGCCGTTCATTTGCTCCTCGAAACCGGTGGACGGCAGCCGCTTGCCTCTTCAGTTTCATGACGCCGACGGCAAGTCCCAGATCAGCCTGCAGCCTACCGAGGCGCTGATTCAGCAAGCCGATGATGAGCGTCTGGCCGAAGACCTGCGTTTGCTCTACGTCGCACTCACCCGATCGGAACATGCCTGCTGGCTGGGCGTCGCCGACCTCAAGCGTGGCAATGCCAACACCTCCATGCTGCACCGTTCCGCACTGGGTTACCTGCTGGGCGGTGGCGCAGTGCTGGCCGAGTCGGCGGAGTTGAACGTCTGGCTGCGTGATCTGGCCCAAGGGTGTGAGGCGATTGCCTTGCAGCCTGTTCCGGAGCCCACCGACGAGAGCTTCAGTGCGCCGCGCAACGAAGCGGCGCTGGTCAAGCTGCTGGTGCCCAAACGCCGCGCTGCCGAGAACTGGTGGATTGCGTCCTACAGTGCCCTGCGTATCGGCGACACGGTAACGGCCGGTGCCGATGAATCGCCTGACAGCCCGCAGGCACAGAAACTGTTCGACGACGAGCGTCTGGACCCCGAAGCCCCGCGCGACATCCTGACCACCGGCGGCGATATCCATCGTTTTCCGCGTGGTCCCAATCCCGGCACCTTTCTGCACGGGCTGCTCGAATGGGCTGGCAACGAAGGGTTTGCGATGACCGCGCACGCGCCGGAGAAACTGCAAGACGCCGTCGCCCGGCGCTGCAATCGACGCGGTTGGGCAGGCTGGATCAATACCCTGAGCGATTGGCTGCAACACATGCTGAACATGCCGTTGCGCTTGTCGCCTGATGCCGCACCGGTGGCCCTGGGCGAACTGGATCAGCCCAATCAGTACCGTGTGGAAATGGAATTCTGGTTCGCCAGCAATAACGTCAACGTCGCGCAGATGGACGCCCTCGTGCGCCGCTTCACCCACGACAACGCGCCGCGTGCTGCGACCGAGACGGTCTCGCTCAACGGCATGTTCAAGGGCTTTATCGACCTGACGTTCGAACATGAGGGCCGGTATTACGTGGCGGACTACAAGTCCAACTGGCTGGGCAGTGACGACAGTGCGTACACCCAGCTGGCGATGGAAACCGCCATTCTCGACAACCGCTACGACCTGCAATACGTCCTCTACCTGCTGGCTCTGCACCGTCAGCTCAAGACGCGGATGGCCGACTACGATTACGACCAGCACATGGGCGGCGCTCTGTACCTGTTTCTGCGCGGCAGTCGTTCGGCCTCTCAGGGAGCGTATTTCACCCGTCCGCCACGTGAGCTGATCGAGAGTCTGGACCTGCTGTTTCAGGGCAAACCGATAGCGCATGACCTGCCGGGAGCATTGGCATGAGCCGCTCGTTCGATGATCTGTTGCCTACCGCGCTGGACGATATCAGCCTCGCTGAGTTGAGCCCGCTGACGCGTGTCAGCGATCTGCTGATCCTGCTCGAACGTTGGGTCGAGCGCGGCTGGTTGCGTGCTCTGGACAAGGCGTTCGTCGCGTTCCTGAGTGATCTCGATCCGCAGGCCGATCCGTTGGTGCTGGTGGCTGCGGCGCTTACCAGCCATCAGCTCGGCCACGGTCACGTCTGCCTTGATCTGTACGAGACCCTCAAAGAACCGGACTTCGCCCTGTCACTGCCACCCGAAGGCGATCAGCAGAGCGCGCCGATGCTGCTGCCCTCACAACTGCTGGCAGCACTGGATGGCGCCGCCTGGTGCCAGGCGCTGGCAGACAGCATGCTGGTTGCCGAGGTGGGCGATTCAAGTGCCGAAGCGCGACAAAAACCACTGGTGCTGGCCGAGCGGCGTCTATACCTGCGTCGCTACTGGACTTACGAACGGCGTATCGCAGCAGCCTTGCGTCAGCGCCTGGCCCAGCGTGAAACGCCGCCGGAGGGTCTGCCGCAGCAGCTCGACGCGTTGTTCGGTCCGGCCGATCCCTCGCCACAAGCCGTCATCGACTGGCAGAAACTTGCCTGCGCGCTGGCGACCCGCAAGGGCTTCAGCATCATCACCGGCGGCCCCGGCACCGGCAAAACCACCACGGTGGTACGCCTGCTGGCCTTGTTGCAGGCCCCGGCGGTACAGAGTGGCCAACCGCTGCGCATCCGGCTCGCGGCGCCCACCGGCAAGGCGGCGGCACGTCTGACCGAGTCCATCAGTCAACAGGTGCAGAGCCTGGATGTCAGTGACGACGTACGACAGAAAATCCCCAGCGAGGTGACCACCGTCCACCGTCTGCTGGGCAGTCGGCCCGGTACCCGCCACTTCCGCCACCACGCGGGCAATTTGCTGCCGCTCGACGTGCTGGTGGTTGATGAAGCCTCCATGATCGACCTGGAAATGATGGCCAATCTGCTCGACGCACTGCCTGTGCATGCACGCATGGTTCTGCTGGGCGACAAGGACCAGCTGGCGTCCGTGGAGGCGGGGGCGGTACTCGGGGATTTGTGCCGCGACGCCGAAGAAGGTTTCTACAGCCCCGACACCCAGGCCTGGCTGGAAGCCGTCAGCGGCGAAGACCTCGGCAAGGGCGGTTTGCGCCAGGGCGATGCACAGCAGCATCCGTTGGCCCAGCAAGTGGTGATGCTGCGCCACTCGCGTCGCTTCGGCCAAGGCAGCGGCATCGGCCAGCTGGCCCGGCTGGTCAACCAACAACAGGACCAACAGGCCCGCGCGCTGCTCTCGGCGGGCAGTCATGACGACCTGTTCGCCCTGGCTCTCAAGGGCGAGCAGGACCTCAAGTTCGAACGCCTGGTGCTCGACGGTCTAGGCAGGGGCGAGCAAGATCCGCAGGGTTACCGGCATTACCTGAACGTACTCGCCGCCGAACGTCCCGCCGACGATTCGGCACTGGACGACGCGTGCTGGACGCGTTGGGCGCGCTCGGTACTCAGCGCCTTCGACGCCTTTCAACTGCTGTGTGCCGTACGCAAAGGCCCGTGGGGCGTCGAGGGTTTGAACCAGCGCATCACTCACGCGCTGTTCAGCGCGAAGCTGATCGAAAGCGAACAGCAATGGTATGAAGGTCGCCCGGTGCTGATGACCCACAACGACTATGGCCTCGGCCTGATGAACGGCGACATCGGCATCACCTTGCGCCTGCCCGAGCGCGACGGCGAGGGCAAACAGGTATTGCGCGTCGCCTTCCCCCGCAACGACGGCAGCGAAGGCGTACGCTTCGTCCTGCCCAGCCGCCTCAACGAGGTCGAAACCGTGTATGCCATGACCGTACACAAATCCCAGGGCTCGGAATTCGCCCACACCGCCCTGATCCTGCCCGAAGCGCTCAACCCGGTACTGACCAAGGAGCTCATCTACACCGGCATCACCCGCGCCAAGCACTGGTTCAGCCTCATCGAACCGCGCCAAGGCATCTTCGAAGAAGCCCTGCGCCGCAAGGTCAAACGCCTGAGTGGGCTGATGTTGGGGCTTTGATCATGTCCGGGCTGTCTGGCGATTTCCAGGTACGAAGTCGAGCGTCATAATCCCTAGGCTCTTCAATTGGGTTCAAGGGGCAACTGAAAAGGCCAAGGTGTAACTGCATGGCGGCGGATAAAGCGTGTGCTGTGGTTCTGCGGAACCGGGGAGTGTTGGAGATTCTGGCATTTGAGCATCCGTTGGCGGGCCTGCAATTGGTCAAGGGCAGTGTGGAACCAGGCGAGTCAAGTGGCGCGGCTGCTGTGCGGGAGTTAATGGAGGAGGCCGGGATTCAAGCGACAGCAAAGCGAAACCTGGGTGAGTGGCACTCCACCATAACGGGACATATCTGGGCATTTCATGAATGTGAGGTGGCTCAAGACCTTCCCGATAGCTGGGTGCATTTTGCAGAGGATGATGGAGGACACGATTTCAGATTCTTCTGGCATCCGCTGATGAGTGAGCCGTCTGACAGATGGCACCATATTTTCAAGGATGCCTTGAGCTTTCTCAGGGCGAGCCTTGCTTGAGTCTGGGTATGGGTCAGCTCTTCTTAAGGTACGAAAATCCGGGAGTGTCTTCGTTTGCTCATTGGCTGTGCCGAGTTTGACGTGGCGCGGGTCGCACGCCTCAGGGCTCGAAGGCGTCTGGTCGCCCCGGACACTGTTTCAGACGAGCAATGACCTCAGGCGCCGTTTTCGCCGTGTCGATCCTGCCGATATCATCAAGATAGATGTCTATCGTACTTCCCCATTTAGGCGTGATGTCGATGCACCGCTTGAAACCCTTATCGGTCCACCAATCGAACATCATGAAGAAGTCCCCATCAGGGAATATGTAGCTGAACTCAACGGCTGAGCCGCCGTGCCTGATATCGCCCCTGCGGATTCTGTCCTGAGTGTTCCACACGTATCGAAACTCCTCCTTGCTATTCGGAGAAAAATTGACCGCTACGACCGGCGAGGAAAAATACCAAAAAGCCACAGGAAGGATGCCGAGTAGAAGAAACATCCAGCGGCCATATCGGATCTTGGGTTTATGGACATGCATGTATTTGGATCCCTTTACCCCATGTCTGGGGCGGTACTGCAAGCACTTCGTCCATGATCATCTTGGCCGTGATGCCTCCGTTGGGATGTTGTTGATAGAGCTTCACCCCAATGCTAATAGATATTCGGTCGGGAGCATCATCCCACGCCCTCAGGCCATCGACATCACCGGAGCGGTTCGGACCGGGTAGCTCCCATTGAGCCTTAGGCTTCGTAAACACCTCATCAACCTTCCGTCCGGCGTCTGAAATTATCTGCTCGGCCCCGGCGCCATCCAATAGAGCGCTTTCGGAGAGACCCCCAGCCATGCCTATATATCCGTAATGGACGTTGGACCAGATGTCATAAAAATACTCGTACTTGCCTTGTTTGTGCCAAACACCACCAATTGTTCGACGGATGATCGGCTTGTGGTCCCACGGGCGATTCTGACCAACACGTTCTGCCCAGATAGCAAAAGCCTTTGCTTGCATACCCGCCGCCATGCTGTAGAAATCCGGGCTGGGACCAAGGCGCAAGTAAAATGGAAGCGTCTCATACTCCTTCATCTTTGCCGCCGCATCGAAGCTATTGAGGTCTCTCATCTGTCGAACTTCTGGACTATTGATGTTGGCGTTCATCTCTCCAGCGATATAAGTCGCCAGCTCTTCCATCCTGTCAGGGTGTTTGCAAACAACAGATTCCGCCCTTGGCTCAGGCTGCGCATCTGACTTCTTGCCAGCTGCCTCAAGGCCTACCAAAGCATTCGCCGCCAAGGCTTTCTCCGTGAGCTTCGGGTCAGCCAGCAAGGTCACCATCTTCTCGTCGTCCACGGACCCGTCTGGCCGGAAGGCCCCTAGCGCCATGAAGTTAATAAGGGTCGCGCCACCAGCGTCACCCATGACGAAGCCGCCACCAACATTGCCTGAGCCTGTGATGATTGTCCCGCCGTGACTGGTGGGGCTTCCGAGGTGGGCCATAGGACGGCCATTCACCAGAATAGAAGGAAAGCCTGTAGTGATAACCGCACCACACCCGCAGGTATCACCCACACGTGCCGCGCCCATTGCGTTGATGTTGACGTCACCGGACGCAGAAGCGATAGACGTTGTACCGTGCCCCGGTAATGGGCAGGCGTGCTTGTCGCCCAATCGGGCTGAAGAAATCATTGCATCCCGTCCCTGCGTTTTGATCCGTAGACAACCAGCGTTTAGTTGACGCGTGGGAGGCTACAGGAAGCGCAAAAAGCGGTATGTAGGGGAAATCTTGGTTTTGCGAAGGACCTTGAGAACCTGATCGAAGAGTCGGGGTTACCTCAATGGTTGCGAACCAGCATCCGTGTCACAAGCCGTCGGCCAACTCTGGTCTGCCCCGCTACGATACGGCCACCTGATTCCTTGAAAATCTGTCACTGAAGGAAGCGAATAGCGCGGTTTTCCCCCAACAAAAAACCCTTATTCAACTCCGTCACCTCCCGAATGTAATCCCACAGCAACGTGATCCGCTTCAACTTGCGCAGATCCTCCCGGCAATACATCCAGAATTGACGAGTAATGTTCACTTCCTCCCTCAGCACCGGCAGTAGCCGTGGGTCTTGAGCGGCGAGGAAGCATGGCAGGATGGCCAGTGCGCGGCCCTGCAGGGCGGCGGTGTATTGGGCGATGACGCTGGTGCTGCGCAGTTGTGCCTGGGCGTTGGGGAGCAGGTTGCTCATGTATAGCAGCTCGGAGCTGAACGCCAAGTCGTCGACGTAGCTGATGAAGACGTGCTCGCTCAAGTCCGCCTTGTGTTCGATGGGCGAGTGGTTGTCGAGGTAGGCCTGGGTCGCGTACAGACCCAGGCTGTAATCGCAGAGCTTGCAACACACGTAGGGGCCGTGTTCGGGGCGCTCCAGGGCGATGACGATATCCGCCTCGCGTTTCGACAGGCTGATGAAGTGCGGCAGCGGCAGGATGTCCAGCGAAATGCTCGGGTAGCTGTCGAGAAAGTGGCTCAGTTGCGGGGTGATGAAGAAGCTGCCGAAGCCTTCCGTGCAGCCCATACGCACGTGCCCGGATAACGCGACGCTGGACCCGGAAACCTGCTCGCAGGCCATGTGCAGTGTGCTTTCGATGGACTCGGCATAGCCCAGCAGGCGCTGACCTTCGGCGGTCATGATGAAGCCGTTGTTGCGCGATTTCTCGAACAGCAGCGTGCCCAGCGAGGTTTCCAGCGAGTTGATGCGCCGCGACACGGTGGTGTAGTCGACGCCCAGGCGGCGGGCCGCGCTGCTGACTTTTCGGGTGCGTGCCACCTCAAGGAAAAACTTCAGGTCATCCCAGTTCAACAGCCCCAGGGAGGTGATGTTTTTTTGCATGTTGACCCTGCTTTTATCTGCGTTCTTGTTAGAAGTTTGCACATCTATACTCCAAAGCACGCCCCCTGACCAATTCAAAAACAAGACTGCCGGGAGGCCACGATCATCCTTCTGCACAGGCTGTGGATGCGTGGTTTGCTGAAGGGAGAATCGCTGAAATGAATGCCTCACTGAACCACACGACGACCTCGATTGCTCGCGTGAAACTGCTGATCAACGGCGAGTGGACCGACTCGCAAAGCAGCGAATGGGTAGACATCGTCAACCCGGCCACTCAGGAAATCCTCGCCCAGGTGCCATTCGCCACGGCCAGTGAAGTGGACGCCGCCGTCGCAGCCGCTCACGCGGCCTATCGAACCTGGCGTGAAACCCCCATCGGTGTGCGTATGCGCATCATGCTCAAGCTGCAGGCGCTGATTCGCGAGCACTCCAAGCGTATCGCGGCGGTACTCAGTGCCGAGCAGGGCAAGACGCTGGCCGATGCCGAGGGCGATATCTTTCGGGGTCTGGAAGTGGTCGAGCACGCCTGTTCGATCGGCACGCTGCAAATGGGTGAGTTTGCCGAGAACGTCGCCAGTGGCGTTGACACCTATACCCTGCGCCAGCCGATCGGCGTGTGCGCCGGGATCACGCCGTTCAACTTCCCGGCGATGATTCCGCTGTGGATGTTTCCGATGGCGATCGCCTGCGGCAATACATTCGTGCTCAAGCCTTCTGAGCAGGATCCGCTGTCGACCCTGTTGCTGGTCGAGCTGGCGATCGAGGCGGGGGTGCCGCCCGGTGTGCTCAACGTGGTGCATGGTGGCAAGGAGGTGGTGGACGCGATCTGCACGCACAAGGACATCAAGGCTGTTTCCTTCGTCGGTTCAACGGCGGTCGGCACGCATGTCTACGATCTGGCCGGTCGGCATGGCAAGCGGGTGCAGGCAATGATGGGGGCGAAGAATCATGCCGTGGTGCTACCCGACGCTAACCGTGAGCAAACCCTGAACGCGCTGGTGGGCGCAGGTTTCGGTGCGGCGGGTCAGCGGTGCATGGCGACTTCTGTGGTGGTGCTGGTCGGCGCGTCTAGACAGTGGCTGCCCGACCTCAAGGCGCGGGCGCAGAAACTCAAGGTCAATGCCGGCCAGGAACCGGGCACCGACATCGGGCCGGTGATTTCACGACGGGCCAAACAACGCATTCTGGATCTGATCGAGAGTGGCGTGCGTGAAGGTGCGACGCTGGAACTGGATGGTCGTGAGGTTTCAGTGCCGGGTTACGAGGGCGGCAACTTCGTAGGGCCGACCTTGTTCTCGGGCGTCACCACCGACATGCAGATCTACACCCAGGAAATTTTCGGGCCGGTGCTGGTGGTGCTGGAAGTCGATACCCTCGATGAGGCTATCGCGCTGGTCAACGCCAACCCGTTCGGCAATGGCACCGGGCTGTTCACCCAGAGCGGTGCGGCGGCACGCAAGTTCCAAAGTGAGACCGATGTCGGGCAGGTCGGGATCAATATTCCGATTCCCGTGCCGGTGCCGTTTTTCAGTTTCACTGGCTCGCGGGGTTCCAAGCTGGGCGATCTGGGCCCGTACGGCAAACAGGTGGTGCAGTTCTACACTCAGACCAAGACCGTCACCAGTCGCTGGTTCGATGACGAGAGCGTCAACGATGGCGTGAACACCACGATCAATCTGCGCTGAGCGCTGGCGGTCAATTCGCCCGGGAGAACAACCATGAACATCGCATTTATCGGTCTGGGCAATATGGGCGCGCCCATGGCCCGCAACCTGATCAGAGCCGGTCACGCCTTGCAGGTGTTCGACCTGAACAAGAGCGTACTGGCTGAATTCGCCGAGCTGGGCGCACAGGTCCGCGACTCGCCCGCACAGGCGGCCCAGGGCACTGAACTGGTCATCACCATGCTGCCCGCTGCGGCGCATGTGCGCAGCGTTTACCTGAACGACGACGGCGTGCTGAAAGGCATCGCGTCCGGTGTCCCGGCAGTTGATTGCAGCACCATCGACCCGCAGACCATCCGCGACATTGCCGCTGTTGCTGCGCGGCAAGGTGTGGTGTTGGGCGATGCGCCGGTGTCGGGCGGCACCGGTGGTGCGCAGGCCGGAACCCTGACCTTCATGGTCGGAGGTACTGCCGGGCATTTCGCTGTGCTCAAACCGGTGCTGGAACAGATGGGCCGCAACATCGTGCATTGTGGTGACGTGGGCACCGGCCAGATCGCCAAGATCTGCAATAACATGCTGCTGGCGATTTCCATGATCGGCGTGGCCGAGTCCATGGCGCTGGGCAATGCACTGGGTATCGACACCGAAGTGCTGGCCGGCATTATCAATACTTCGACCGGTCGTTGCTGGAGTTCGGAGGCCTACAACCCGTGGCCCGGCATCGTCGAAACCGCGCCCGCGTCACGCGGTTACAGCGGCGGCTTTGGCGCCGAGCTGATGCTCAAGGACTTGGGCCTGGCAACCGAGGCCGCGCGCGCTGCGCATCAACCGGTTGTCCTCGGCGCAGTGGCGCAACAGCTTTACCAGGCCATGAGCCTGCGTGGCGATGGCGGCAAGGATTTCTCGGCGATCATCGAGGGGTATCGCCCGAAAGCCTAGGCGTCACCCGTGTCGGGAATCAGTGGGGCGTTGATGTGTATCCGGTTTTTACATTAGGAAAACGCGGCAGAACCGGCTACTTTGGACCCCGTCAGATCAGCGCAGGGATGCTCGGTACGCTTCGATGAGAAGTGCCGCATCCTCGCCTGGAGGCTGGCGCTTCACTCATCAAACGTCCCTGACCCAGAAAAAGAAGAGATCGACCATGAAGTTCGAACCCCTCGCCAGATCGTTGATCGCGACGGCACTGATTGTCGCGTATTCCCCCACATTCGCCGCGTCACAAGCCCCGGTCGCTGCCGAAAACGGCATGGTCGTGACGGCTCAGCACCTGGCTACTCACGTGGGGGTCGATGTACTCAAGGCTGGCGGCAATGCGGTCGATGCGGCCGTAGCGGTTGGCTACGCACTGGCGGTGGTCTATCCCGCTGCGGGCAACCTCGGCGGTGGTGGGTTCATGACCATTCAACTGGCCGACGGGCGCAAGACCTTCCTCGACTTCCGTGAAAAGGCGCCGCTGGCCGCGACTGCCAACATGTATCTGGACAAGGACGGCAAGGTCATCCCTGACCTGAGTGCCAAGGGCCATCTGGCCGTCGGCGTGCCGGGCACTGTGTCCGGTATGGAAATGGCCCTGAGCAAGTACGGCACCCGCAAGCGTGAAGAGGTCATCGCCCCGGCGATCAAGCTTGCCGAGGACGGTTTTGTGCTGGGGCAGGGCGATGTCGACATGCTGTCGAGCGCCACGGATGTGTTCAAGGCGGACATGGCCGATTCCGGCTCGATCTTCCTCAACAAGGGCGAGCCGATGCAGGTCGGTCAGAAGCTGGTGCAGAAAGACCTGGCCAAGACCCTCAAGGAAGTGTCCGAGAAGGGCAGCGACGGTTTCTACAAGGGCTGGGTTGCCAAGGCGCTGGTCGACTCCAGTCAGGCTGGCAAGGGCATCATCACCCAGGCGGACCTCGACCATTACAAGACCCGCGAGCTGGCGCCGATCGAATGTGATTACCGTGGCTACCACGTGGTCTCGGCACCGCCTCCGAGCTCTGGCGGTGTGGTCATCTGCCAGATTCTGAACATCCTCGAAGGCTACCCGATGAAAGAGCTGGGCTTCCGCTCGGCGCAGGGCATGCATTATCAGATCGAGGCCATGCGTCACGCCTACGCGGACCGCAACAGCTACCTGGGCGACCCGGACTTCGTCAAGAATCCGGTCGAGCACCTGCTGGACGTCAAGTATGCCGCCAAGCTGCGCGCTGCCATCGAGCCGCAAAAGGCCGGTGACTCGAGCAAGATCAAACCCGGCGTCGCGCCCCATGAAGGCAGCAACACCACTCACTATTCGATTGTCGATAAATGGGGCAATGCGGTTTCGGTGACCTACACCTTGAACAACTGGTTCGGCGCGGGCGTCATGGCCAGCAAGACCGGCGTGATCCTCAACGACGAAATGGATGACTTCACCGTCAAGGTCGGCGTGCCCAACATGTACGGACTGGTGCAGGGCGAAGCCAACGCCATCGCGCCGGGCAAGACGCCGCTGTCGTCGATGAGCCCGACCATTGTCACCAAGGACGGCAAGGCAGTGATGGTCGTCGGCACGCCGGGCGGCAGCCGCATCATTACCGCCACGCTGCTGACCATGCTCAACGTCATTGACTACGGCATGAACATTCAGGAAGCGGTCGACGCGCCGCGTTTCCACCAGCAATGGCAGCCTGAAGAAACCAACATCGATACCTTCGCGGTCAGCCCTGACACGCTGAAGATTCTCGAGAGTTGGGGTCAAAAGTTCGCAGGTCCGCAGCCGCTCAATCATGTGGCGGCGATTCTGGTGGGCGCGCCTTCGCTGGGTGGCAAACCAGTCGGTAACAACCGCTTCTACG encodes:
- the ggt gene encoding gamma-glutamyltransferase, encoding MKFEPLARSLIATALIVAYSPTFAASQAPVAAENGMVVTAQHLATHVGVDVLKAGGNAVDAAVAVGYALAVVYPAAGNLGGGGFMTIQLADGRKTFLDFREKAPLAATANMYLDKDGKVIPDLSAKGHLAVGVPGTVSGMEMALSKYGTRKREEVIAPAIKLAEDGFVLGQGDVDMLSSATDVFKADMADSGSIFLNKGEPMQVGQKLVQKDLAKTLKEVSEKGSDGFYKGWVAKALVDSSQAGKGIITQADLDHYKTRELAPIECDYRGYHVVSAPPPSSGGVVICQILNILEGYPMKELGFRSAQGMHYQIEAMRHAYADRNSYLGDPDFVKNPVEHLLDVKYAAKLRAAIEPQKAGDSSKIKPGVAPHEGSNTTHYSIVDKWGNAVSVTYTLNNWFGAGVMASKTGVILNDEMDDFTVKVGVPNMYGLVQGEANAIAPGKTPLSSMSPTIVTKDGKAVMVVGTPGGSRIITATLLTMLNVIDYGMNIQEAVDAPRFHQQWQPEETNIDTFAVSPDTLKILESWGQKFAGPQPLNHVAAILVGAPSLGGKPVGNNRFYGANDPRRNTGLSLGY